CGGCATCCAGCCGCGCCGGTACAGCTCGCGGGCGAGGTCGGCGATGGCCGCGCCGGGCGACGGATCGGATGCGAGCTCTGGGGTGGTGCTCGCGGTCGCGGCGCCGCGTGACGGATCGCTGCGGTGCACCACGCCGTTCTCGGTGACCACCGCGGTCACCAGTGCACCCGGCGTCACGTCGAACGCCGGGTTGAAGACCTCGGTGTCCGCGGGAGCCGTTGCCACACCGTCGAATCCGGTCACCTCGGCCGCCGCGCGTTCCTCCACGACGATCTCCCCGCCGGTGGCCATCGAGAGGTCGCGGGTGGACTCCGGGGCCACCACGACGAACGGGATGCCGTGGTGGCGGGCGGCCAGCGCGAGACCGTAGGTGCCGATCTTGTTGGCGACGTCGCCGTTGGCGGTGACCCGGTCGGCGCCGACCAGCACGCAATCGACCTGCCCCGTCGCCATCGCCCAGGCGGCGGCGGAATCGATGGTCAGCCGGTGCGGGATGCCCGCCTCGGCGAGTTCCCACGTGGTCAGCCGTGCGCCTTGCAGCAGCGGGCGCGTCTCGTCCACCAGCACCTGCTCGAGCGCGCCGCGCTCGGACAGCACCCGCAGTGTGCCGATGGCGGTGCCGAACGCGCTGGTCGCGAGGCGACCGGTGTTGCAGTGGGTGAGCACCCGCAGCGGCCGGTCCGGGCACAGGCTCAGCACCAGGTCGGCGGCGTTGGTGGCGGCGGCCCGGTTGACCCGGCCGTCCTCGGCGAGCATTTCCAGCGTCTCGGCCAGGACCGCGTCGGCGCCCTGGCCCACCTTCGCCCTGACCCTTCGCACGGCCCAGGCCAGGTTGACCGCGGTCGGCCGCGCCGCGGCGATCCGGTCCGCCTCGGCCTGCGCCGCCGCCTCGTCGACCACACCGTCCGCGGTGTATGCGGCGGTGGCGAGGACGACGCCGAACGCGCCGGCGATGCCGATGGCGGGCGCGCCGCGAATGGCCAGCGTCTTGATCGCGTCGATGACCTGGTCGACGGTGCTCAGCCGCAGCCGGCGCACCTCGTGCGGCAGTCCGCGCTGGTCGATGGTGACGAGCGCGCCGTCGTCCCAGACCAGAGAGCTGTCGTCCATCAGGCGTCCTTATCCCGTCGAGCCGTGTCGTGCCTGGTCAACGGTATCGGACGGGGACGGCGCGCCGAAATCGCGTCAGCCGGCAGCGGCTCGCAGCTTGGCGGCGCGTTCGCGCGGGTCGTAGCCGGGGCCGACGCCCTCGATGAGCAGGAGGTCGCCGTCGATGTGCTCGGCGCGCAACGGCAGGATCTCCTGATAGGCGGGCGAGTGGTACCACTCCCGGGCTTCGGTCATCCCGGGAAACTCGATCAGCACCATGCTGCCGGGCCAGCTGCCCTCGACGACCTCGGCCGGAGGACCGTGGATGACGAAGCGACCGCCGAACGGATCCAAGGTGGCCTGGATGCGTTCCAGGTATTCGAGGATGTCGGGGTGGGGCCTGCGACTGCGGAGGTGGGCGAAGCCATAGGCGGGCATGGCGTTTGGCATTCCTTCGTTCGATGACACCGGGAATGGCGTCGAATCGACGGTAGGTCCGCCTCGTGCGGGGTGACAATTACCTCGGGGGTAAGCACGCCGGTCTGGAAACGACCGCAGCCGCCGGTCCCGGGAGGAGGTGGGGCCGGCGGCGCGGGTGGCGCAGATGAATTAGCGGCGGCGCTCCTGCTCGCCGCGCCGGTCGGGCATATCGTTCTTCATGCCCCGACGGCCTTCCATGTCCGTGCCCTCGCGCATGTCCTGCTCTTGGCGCTGTTGCTGCTGCTGCCTCGGCATCTGCTTCGGCATTTTCTTAGGCGTTTTCTTCGACTTTTCAGTCATCTCCACACGGTCCTTTCCGGGGGATTGATATTCGCCTAACGAACATACGATAGCGAGCGGGTATGACCTCCGGAAGGGGAATTGAAAAATATGGCTATGAGCGGCCAGCTCGGGACATATGCCCAGGTAGGGGCGCTTATGGACCTGGATTTTAATAACAAATAAGACTCGGATCTACCTTGCGTAGGAGTTTCCTGCTACGGCCTGTGTCAAGGCTCGGAACAAACTCGGCGGACGGGTGGACGTTAGTTCGATATCGCTTGATCAGGCACTGTCGGCATATCCTGCGTCGAATTCAATTCTGCTGTCGCGGGGCCGGGCATGCGATGGAAGCGGCACTACCGTGACGAACGAAACACGCTGCGATAACACGAGTTTCGCTGCACGTCGGCGATGTGTCCGCACAGGTAGCGCATGCCCTGTGCGCGCCGTGGTCGCTGTAAGATCAAGTGGCGCAATTCATTCCGCTGTCCTGCTGCTACGAGGGCTCAGTGGTGCAGCGGCAGGAATTCGACGATCGTGCCGTCCTCGGCGCCGGGCGGAACGACGACCAGGCCGTCGCGGTCGACGAGGCCCCCCAGATGTGCCGTACGGATCGCCGGGTCGCCGATCCAGCCGCCTTCGTCGGCGGCGCGAGCCGGAACGATGCGCGGCACCGGTGCGGCGATCTCCGCGGCGTTGTGCAGCGGCCCGCGCAGCGGGCGGGCGGGGGAGGCGCCGGTGCGGCCCTCGACGATCGCGGGCGCGAGCGCCAGCAGCGTCGCGACCGCGGCGAAGGGGTTGCCGGGCAGGCCGAGCACCGTGGTGCCGGAGCGGAGCTGGGCGACGACGGTGGAACCGCCGGGGCGCAGCCGCAGTCGTGGCACCACGATCTCGGCTCCGGCGCGGGCCAAGGCGGCGCGGAGCTGGTCGGCCGCCCCGCCGCCGGT
Above is a genomic segment from Nocardia sputorum containing:
- the mtnA gene encoding S-methyl-5-thioribose-1-phosphate isomerase, whose protein sequence is MDDSSLVWDDGALVTIDQRGLPHEVRRLRLSTVDQVIDAIKTLAIRGAPAIGIAGAFGVVLATAAYTADGVVDEAAAQAEADRIAAARPTAVNLAWAVRRVRAKVGQGADAVLAETLEMLAEDGRVNRAAATNAADLVLSLCPDRPLRVLTHCNTGRLATSAFGTAIGTLRVLSERGALEQVLVDETRPLLQGARLTTWELAEAGIPHRLTIDSAAAWAMATGQVDCVLVGADRVTANGDVANKIGTYGLALAARHHGIPFVVVAPESTRDLSMATGGEIVVEERAAAEVTGFDGVATAPADTEVFNPAFDVTPGALVTAVVTENGVVHRSDPSRGAATASTTPELASDPSPGAAIADLARELYRRGWMPGTAGNISVRTGAAAVVTGSGLSKGELTAADMVIVRVADSTPVADHGRRPSAETTIHTAVYRTRPAQAVVHIHPPFATALATRSAVPGALGMLRITDYELIKGLGGDDPAVAEIPVFPNWPEVPRIGADIERYLLDHPGALPVLIIAGHGITSWGADLAQARDRAECLEALCELVSRTGSPAAFGPRDDFLEIGLT
- a CDS encoding DUF1330 domain-containing protein translates to MPAYGFAHLRSRRPHPDILEYLERIQATLDPFGGRFVIHGPPAEVVEGSWPGSMVLIEFPGMTEAREWYHSPAYQEILPLRAEHIDGDLLLIEGVGPGYDPRERAAKLRAAAG